A region from the Sander vitreus isolate 19-12246 chromosome 1, sanVit1, whole genome shotgun sequence genome encodes:
- the guca1g gene encoding guanylate cyclase activator 1g has product MGQEESHSEEIDLAQIQDLCLTFMKECPSGVLHLHEFKRIFRVASSSAEESLYIETIFHSFDTNKDNTLDFIEYVAALHLILRGNLEDRLKWSFKMYDKDGNGKLDRQEVKRIIRLIYKIKLQTTDVSMTPSEICDRIFELVDQNNDGQITFSEFMEGAQKDEWVMNLLKLDVNASSWVLQNCGKLP; this is encoded by the exons ATGGGACAAGAAGAGAGCCACAGTGAGGAGATAGATTTGGCACAAATTCAGGATTTGTGCCTCACTTTCATGAAGGAGTGTCCGAGCGGTGTGTTGCATTTACATGAGTTCAAGAGGATCTTCCGGGTGGCGAGCAGCTCTGCAGAGGAGTCCCTCTATATTGAGACAATATTCCACTCATTTGACACAAATAAG GATAACACACTTGATTTCATCGAGTACGTAGCAGCACTTCACTTGATCTTACGGGGGAATCTTGAAGATAGGCTCAAGTGGTCCTTCAAGATGTACGACAAGGACGGGAACGGCAAGTTGGACAGGCAGGAGGTGAAACGGATCATCAGG CTCATTTACAAAATCAAGCTCCAGACGACTGATGTCAGCATGACGCCGTCTGAAATCTGTGACAGGATCTTTGAACTGGTTGACCAGAACAATGACG GTCAGATTACCTTCTCTGAGTTCATGGAGGGAGCTCAGAAGGACGAATGGGTCATGAACTTGTTGAAGTTGGACGTTAACGCCAGCAGCTGGGTCCTCCAGAACTGTGGTAAATTACCCTGA
- the LOC144523085 gene encoding retinal cone rhodopsin-sensitive cGMP 3',5'-cyclic phosphodiesterase subunit gamma-like, with the protein MNAAVAAPGGSKAAPPKFKQKETRQFKSKAPKAGQKGFDDVPGMEGVGDAVVVCPWEAFGDMELCDLAQFGIV; encoded by the exons ATGAACGCAGCTGTAGCAGCACCCGGAGGCTCCAAGGCCGCTCCTCCCAAGTTCAAGCAGAAGGAGACCAGGCAGTTCAAGAGCAAGGCTCCTAAAGCCGGACAGAAGGG ATTTGATGATGTCCCGGGGATGGAGGGCGTTGGAG ATGCGGTGGTCGTCTGCCCCTGGGAGGCGTTTGGTGACATGGAGCTGTGTGATCTGGCCCAGTTTGGCATCGTCTAG